A genomic segment from Gracilinanus agilis isolate LMUSP501 chromosome 1, AgileGrace, whole genome shotgun sequence encodes:
- the ANKRD34B gene encoding ankyrin repeat domain-containing protein 34B, with protein MDEAVELSSDGNSLIKAVYQSRLRLTRLLLEGGAYINESNDRGETPLMIACKTKHIDHQSVSKVKMVKYLLENNADPNIQDKTGKTALMHACLEKAGPDIVSLLIKSGADLSLQDHSGYSALVYAINSEDRDTLKVLLNACKAKGKEVIIITTAKSPSGRHTTKQYLNVPPGDMEGFHSPTSCTTPSEIEIKTASSPRSNSSEMDKGLFGFKDLDLSGSSDDASEPSSPTKRPAAVPSGPKLGQAQHLHSDPWIKSSPSLLHLGKVASLQEELQDITPEEEFSLKTNGLALSKRYITRHQSIDVKDAAHLLKAFEQVGSRKLSYDEILSQPLFSEGSHPCNDVPVDQDPESTAQTMFVSTLKNIVQKRTSGANHYSSDSQLTTSLTPTAEDGKTFVGKKKILSPSPPGLTGSKELPENGPLGPLSRRNHAMLERRGSGAFPLDHTSQSRPGFLPPLNVNSHPPLLDIGVSNKISSLFSCGQKMLMPTVPTFPKEFKSKKMLLRRQSLQTEQIKQLVNF; from the coding sequence ATGGATGAAGCCGTAGAGCTTTCCAGTGATGGAAACTCCCTGATCAAAGCGGTCTATCAAAGCCGGCTGCGCCTGACCCGGCTCTTGTTGGAAGGGGGAGCCTACATCAACGAGAGTAACGATCGAGGGGAAACCCCTTTAATGATCGCCTGTAAGACCAAGCATATCGACCACCAGAGTGTCAGCAAGGTCAAAATGGTCAAGTATCTGCTGGAAAATAATGCCGACCCGAACATCCAAGACAAGACTGGGAAAACGGCCTTGATGCACGCTTGCTTGGAAAAGGCGGGCCCTGACATAGTCTCTTTACTGATCAAAAGCGGAGCTGATTTGAGTCTCCAAGACCACTCTGGTTACTCGGCTCTAGTTTACGCCATCAATTCAGAGGACCGAGACACCTTGAAGGTTCTGCTCAATGCGTGCAAGGCCAAAGGGAAAGAAGTCATCATAATCACCACAGCCAAATCTCCCTCGGGGAGACACACCACCAAGCAGTACTTGAATGTGCCCCCCGGGGACATGGAGGGATTTCATTCTCCCACCTCCTGCACCACCCCTTCGGAAATCGAGATTAAAACGGCTTCCTCTCCCCGCTCCAACTCCTCTGAAATGGATAAAGGTCTTTTCGGCTTTAAAGATCTGGATCTTTCAGGTAGCAGTGACGACGCTTCAGAACCAAGTTCCCCTACTAAAAGACCGGCCGCAGTTCCTAGTGGACCTAAGCTGGGCCAGGCACAACACCTGCATTCCGATCCTTGGATAAAGAGCTCTCCTTCACTGTTGCACCTGGGTAAAGTGGCCTCTTTACAAGAAGAGCTCCAGGATATTACCCCGGAGGAAGAATTCTCTCTGAAAACAAACGGGCTAGCCTTATCCAAGCGGTACATCACCCGCCATCAGAGTATTGACGTGAAAGACGCGGCCCATTTGTTAAAGGCCTTCGAACAGGTTGGATCCAGGAAGCTGTCTTACGATGAGATCCTTTCGCAGCCCCTCTTTTCGGAAGGAAGCCATCCTTGCAATGACGTCCCGGTAGACCAGGACCCGGAGTCAACAGCCCAGACCATGTTTGTTTCCACCCTGAAAAATATCGTCCAAAAGAGAACCTCGGGGGCAAATCACTATAGTTCTGATTCACAGCTCACTACCAGTCTCACTCCAACTGCGGAAGATGGAAAAACATttgtaggaaagaaaaaaatcctctccCCATCGCCGCCAGGGCTGACGGGCTCCAAGGAATTGCCAGAGAACGGGCCTCTGGGGCCCCTGAGCAGGCGAAATCACGCGATGCTGGAAAGACGGGGTTCAGGGGCCTTCCCGCTGGATCACACTTCCCAAAGCCGGCCAGGGTTTCTTCCCCCCTTAAATGTGAATTCGCATCCTCCTCTGCTGGATATCGGCGTTAGCAACAAGATTTCCAGTCTCTTTTCTTGTGGACAAAAGATGCTCATGCCAACAGTCCCTACGTTCCCCAAAGAGTTCAAAAGCAAGAAAATGTTGTTAAGGAGACAATCATTACAAACGGAACAAATTAAACAattagtaaatttttaa